A single Microbacterium protaetiae DNA region contains:
- a CDS encoding FtsX-like permease family protein, producing MSALPHHPSAERPRPSAWARWRADLRLARRQVWRTRGSSALVVLLVALPVMVLGAAAVFWQSHLPSPVQQATLELGANQSWLEVIGGPDPSRTQAAGDPYSSHVDTDENGDAVNARQPEPTSPAGLVPASATVRAVTEHATVFVDTAGGMASVPVVTGATWDAAFTGRYEILAGARPDAAGEAMASPGLLARLGAQIGDTVTLTDAERTFTITGTMHQLDQRPGVEMLFLPADARNLVSGGETRWFVADWQPDRAGLADLNHAGLIAYARDLQLTPAALQAARASGDDETWSALLFGSMAAVFCGYLVVLLAGAAFAVAARRQQRTLAVASSVGASRGDVFRVVVLQGTVLGTVAGIVGTAAAIGVATVALAMTDGGARGTFWGNWGVKLPWGMLAGILIFAVVVGTAAAIVPARAATRGDVIGALRGAGRPARLRTSRPFWGLAAMIVGLGAAIAAALGCAAVTAAQATGHYNANVDQTVRQVAVIGLVAGPVLFQVGIILAGHWVLTVASRVLARLGIAARIAGRDAAANPSRVIPAFAAIAACAFVATFAMSFLSMANRAEQSWHSWSGPLGSVSVRSQTAADTLDSDAFTAAAEGVVAPTAPQHMALVSGTMTASYDHDTGDLLDPEMAVWSVAGTTCDTCAPLRDLSTGWVSVIAPDDLETVLGMRLSTEVLDAYRAGTALDVNTSRRFAQDGTAQIVEWTAEQLADYRDAVSEYQMGSIAATDLPEPTAVHEVPARTITLDDGADWLGLAISPALAGKLGMSTVPTTLIATYSGPVSTASADAIRAAAADVRVGETGTLSVSVERGPASASPWLWLISGVTIVLVIGAGAVCLGLARFERRADDATLTAVGAGNGLRRRANAWQALIIVGLGTLAGVGAGLIPSWGITQGYNAQSLHFADTPWTALVVFVVVLPLVMTAASWLVPPRAPDLTRRTAIA from the coding sequence ATGAGCGCGCTTCCGCATCATCCCTCCGCCGAGCGTCCTCGACCCAGCGCCTGGGCGCGCTGGCGCGCCGACCTGCGGCTCGCACGCCGACAGGTGTGGCGCACGCGCGGGTCGAGCGCGCTTGTGGTGCTTCTTGTCGCGCTGCCGGTGATGGTGCTCGGCGCCGCCGCGGTGTTCTGGCAGAGCCATCTGCCCTCGCCCGTTCAGCAGGCGACGCTTGAGCTGGGGGCGAACCAGTCCTGGCTCGAGGTCATCGGTGGACCCGACCCCAGCCGCACGCAGGCCGCGGGAGATCCATACAGCTCACACGTCGACACCGATGAGAACGGCGACGCCGTCAACGCCCGGCAGCCCGAGCCGACCTCTCCCGCCGGACTCGTCCCGGCGAGCGCGACGGTGCGCGCTGTCACAGAGCATGCGACGGTGTTCGTCGACACCGCGGGCGGGATGGCGAGCGTGCCCGTCGTCACGGGTGCGACATGGGATGCCGCGTTCACGGGTCGCTACGAGATCCTCGCCGGTGCCCGCCCCGATGCCGCGGGCGAAGCCATGGCCAGCCCCGGCCTTCTCGCTCGACTGGGCGCGCAGATCGGCGACACCGTCACACTCACCGACGCGGAGCGCACTTTCACTATCACCGGGACTATGCACCAGCTCGACCAGCGCCCGGGCGTGGAGATGCTCTTCCTGCCCGCCGACGCGCGCAATCTGGTCAGCGGTGGCGAGACCCGCTGGTTCGTCGCCGATTGGCAGCCCGACCGAGCAGGCCTCGCCGACCTGAACCACGCCGGACTCATCGCCTACGCGCGCGATCTCCAGCTGACACCTGCGGCGTTGCAGGCCGCCCGGGCCTCTGGCGATGACGAGACGTGGTCGGCGCTGCTCTTCGGGTCGATGGCCGCCGTCTTCTGCGGATACCTCGTGGTGCTGCTGGCGGGCGCCGCCTTCGCGGTCGCGGCTCGACGACAGCAGCGCACGCTGGCTGTGGCATCCAGTGTCGGCGCATCACGCGGCGACGTCTTCCGTGTCGTGGTGCTGCAGGGCACGGTGCTCGGCACGGTTGCGGGCATCGTGGGCACGGCGGCCGCAATCGGTGTGGCAACCGTCGCTCTCGCGATGACCGACGGCGGCGCCCGCGGCACGTTCTGGGGAAACTGGGGCGTGAAATTGCCGTGGGGAATGCTCGCCGGCATCCTGATCTTCGCCGTGGTGGTGGGGACGGCCGCGGCGATCGTCCCCGCTCGTGCCGCGACGCGCGGCGACGTCATCGGCGCACTGCGGGGCGCTGGCCGGCCTGCCCGTCTGCGGACGAGCCGGCCGTTCTGGGGGCTGGCAGCGATGATCGTGGGGCTGGGCGCCGCGATCGCCGCGGCCCTGGGCTGCGCGGCCGTGACTGCCGCGCAGGCCACGGGACACTACAACGCCAACGTCGACCAGACGGTGCGGCAGGTTGCTGTCATCGGGCTGGTCGCCGGTCCCGTGCTGTTCCAGGTGGGCATCATCCTGGCCGGGCACTGGGTGCTCACCGTGGCCTCTCGCGTGCTCGCGCGCCTGGGCATCGCCGCGCGAATCGCAGGACGGGATGCCGCGGCCAACCCCTCGCGGGTGATCCCGGCGTTCGCGGCGATAGCGGCGTGCGCATTCGTGGCGACGTTCGCAATGTCGTTCCTATCGATGGCGAACCGCGCCGAACAGAGCTGGCACAGCTGGTCGGGGCCGCTGGGCAGCGTCTCGGTGAGGTCTCAGACGGCAGCGGACACTCTCGACTCCGACGCGTTCACCGCGGCTGCCGAGGGCGTTGTCGCTCCCACTGCGCCGCAGCACATGGCGCTCGTGTCGGGGACGATGACGGCCTCCTACGATCACGACACGGGCGACCTGCTCGACCCCGAGATGGCCGTGTGGTCAGTGGCGGGAACCACGTGCGACACGTGCGCACCGCTGCGCGACCTGTCGACCGGGTGGGTCTCGGTCATCGCGCCCGACGACCTTGAGACCGTGCTGGGCATGCGGCTGTCGACAGAAGTGCTCGATGCCTACCGCGCCGGCACCGCGTTGGATGTCAATACGTCGAGGAGGTTCGCGCAGGATGGCACCGCGCAGATCGTCGAGTGGACCGCGGAACAGCTCGCCGACTATCGTGACGCGGTCAGCGAGTATCAGATGGGCTCCATAGCGGCGACGGACCTGCCGGAGCCCACCGCCGTGCACGAAGTGCCAGCGCGCACCATCACGCTGGACGACGGCGCGGACTGGCTGGGACTCGCGATCTCGCCCGCGCTGGCCGGCAAGCTCGGCATGTCGACGGTACCTACGACGTTGATAGCGACGTACTCCGGACCGGTGAGCACTGCGAGCGCTGACGCCATACGCGCGGCGGCGGCCGATGTCCGGGTCGGCGAGACCGGCACGTTGTCGGTATCCGTCGAGCGTGGGCCCGCATCGGCCTCGCCGTGGCTGTGGCTCATCTCGGGAGTGACCATAGTGCTCGTGATCGGAGCGGGCGCGGTGTGCCTGGGGCTGGCGCGCTTCGAGCGGCGCGCCGACGACGCGACCCTCACCGCCGTCGGTGCGGGAAACGGCCTACGCCGACGTGCCAACGCGTGGCAGGCACTCATCATCGTGGGCTTGGGGACGCTCGCGGGTGTGGGCGCGGGGCTCATCCCGTCGTGGGGCATCACCCAGGGGTATAACGCCCAATCCCTGCACTTCGCCGATACGCCGTGGACCGCCCTGGTCGTGTTCGTCGTTGTTCTGCCGCTGGTGATGACCGCGGCATCCTGGCTCGTCCCGCCGCGGGCACCCGACCTCACGCGCCGCACCGCCATCGCGTGA